One Aphidius gifuensis isolate YNYX2018 linkage group LG3, ASM1490517v1, whole genome shotgun sequence DNA window includes the following coding sequences:
- the LOC122853347 gene encoding rho guanine nucleotide exchange factor 11 isoform X18, with product MNGTTVVRRSVGATATTGGGSGGAGAGGSVQELPPVATLVVYKDDAGYGMKVSGDNPVYVQSVKDGGAAARAGLHAGDTIIKVNGVNVTSSTHTEVVQLIKSSTQVVLTVQQKTGIQLGTQNQSQRPTSLTTAGSMVSSTSPQSSTSLHRAATAPAGSAPTTTARITGPQPVDLEKKRQLETQRVHTFQLMLEKEQSYVDKLRSELAKAGTSSGNASNITTLQSELHGAERRVRTLQDQLTAITTNDQLCSLVTNVPVSPGNYSSSVGGGVGVIGDIPPPLPSRKTTQSMMNNSPPPLPPRPPQSVSNTHNIAQLEPERNLMFHLTPPSHGIPNSTSPGSNLDSPSSSPSSSLNKHQRAKSSPEQLGNSPIVLSPSEASRRLILSESMNDLSTLSSSPPPPLPPPLQPSPLSSTLPPPPSSSLSSSSSLSSSQNQGGRQSSIDVDDPIHITPPGTPPPPYPQQNSGLDTTTSSSSSSSTIVNDNFMDNLVNYYLTPTRPTLNDSGTGLSLIQQPIMSMEDDDMSDQEVGQLEDHGPFKSLSRLWEHHAHLSVFINYVLSNSDPSSLLFYLITDLYKEGNAKEMRKWAYEIHSSFLVPCAPLRLNNVDESVACEIDDVLTKESDKEEILRKIFWKARARAKEELNEQLADFQQKRTAGLGMLFGPSDIQLDESETDKTKEYKIIETYLLPKMEPYIEDIEKDPVDTRQLTTAAGLATILTKIFQVRSVTLDHVPTFVAKDKSNIKTRLLANKNRKMIIKGHHFSIHQYYTVTSCNQCDNIIGGIGPQGYQCCDCSLSFHRQCVRTVDDVCPGPNLSAKKDRANDRLSKFMERIRPERKPPSSHHHHAIATNHIISAERMDSAVPDGENGEFRGGGASGNTRSERGRASVHDHIDSIDDPSSREDISEMVHQNISTKPKGANINRSESYKERIHHRKQMREKRKTSDPNLSKTNRTGYSDCEVPGGFPGNSAGSSSNSSLSTRSLDSPSTSLEQVHPTNSANNNNSTSGDSDIDVEADTPDWSHGVADDVLSGLTNSEKKRQEVINELFHTEKSHVRALKVLSLVFHKPLLNSNVLPLDQIELLFSNLDEMISIHSHFNQSMKRKKNENPCVGDIGELLLDMFDGDNGETFERAASKYCAKQQVALDALRDRRRKDTKLNAFLNEMESNPMCRRLQLKDHIPTGMLRLTKYPLLLENLAKYTPEKNEKERASVLRAWERSKEIVSLVNQAVRETEDCQRLEEIIRMIDDRSAFDKFDSSTVQEIKNLDITKRRLIFEGSLQLRMLNKPKPVDLHVVLMDDTILLLQKQEEKYLLKFMNTNQSNSVLSPIVKISTVLVRNNAVDKNSLYLVNTSQKGAQIYDLVASTQAERKLWNKHISEAAEAYKAKNREGRRSSPPTVINDDTNSSSQDNQSDNINDKNKIDEEIEQKQTSEQLNSTISQTNNDDNNIDEPSTTPTTTTTTTTVESNTTPSVSSTIETVTNLSSTSNQQPSSTPDNINTQNSTPPATITTDGLQFVTCTQTSLIDPIEVHADERPVHTAEPVLTPIECLRRKDDVIKNALIEKQLLVADILNIPKEDFEHVADMASEATGIDKEPAELILAAISQTNQLMSIINSALNVTETEAVLAARGTNAASLTTSCDSPGCPIPRINQQQQQQPSIPIVELQPICHSLTSQLSQLLEIIKQREEEREKLRKELRKSRERLHAFDIEAQKRDTSIKSSTIIPDNGENLHADCNEDLNKDEFVDACTDPEMIKSQPNNTKVTSSNQVMGDSVG from the exons ATGAATGGAACGACAGTGGTGCGCCGGTCTGTCGGTGCTACTGCTACAACTGGTGGTGGAAGTGGTGGTGCTGGAGCTGGAGGTAGTGTACAAGAATTACCACCCGTTGCAACTCTTGTTGTATACAAAGATGATGCTGGTTATGGTATGAAAGTATCTGGTGATAATCCTGTTTATGTACAATCAGTTAAAGatg GTGGTGCTGCTGCAAGAGCTGGTCTTCATGCTGGTGATACAATAATCAAG GTTAATGGAGTCAACGTTACGTCTTCAACACACACTGAAGTTGTACAACTTATaaaat CTTCAACACAAGTTGTTCTTACGGTTCAACAAAAAACAGGTATTCAACTTGGTACACAAAATCAATCACAACGACCAACAAGTTTAACAACAGCTGGTTCAATGGtatcatcaacatcaccacaatcatcaacatcattacATCGTGCAGCAACAGCACCAGCTGGTAGtgcaccaacaacaacagcacGTATTACTGGACCACAACCGGTTGAC cttgaaaaaaaacgacaattgGAAACTCAGCGTGTTCACACGTTTCAACTGATGTTGGAAAAAGAACAGAGTTATGTTGACAAGCTGAGAAGTGAACTTGCCAAAGCTGGCACAAGTTCGGGGAATGCATCAAATATAACAACACTCCAGTCGGAATTACATGGTGCTGAAAGACGAGTTAGAACATTGCAAGATCAACTTACAGCAATTACCACCAACGACCAG CTTTGCTCGTTGGTAACAAATGTCCCGGTATCCCCTGGTAATTATTCAAGTTCTGTaggtggtggtgttggtgttaTTGGTGATATACCACCACCCTTACCCTCACGTAAAACCACCCAGTCCATGATGAATAATTCCCCACCTCCGTTACCTCCACGACCTCCACAATCCGTATCAAACACGCACAACATTGCACAATTGGAGCCGGAGAGAAATCTGATGTTTCATTTAACGCCCCCAAGTCATGGTATACCTAACTCT ACATCACCTGGATCAAATTTGGATtctccatcatcatcaccatcatcatcactgaATAAACATCAACGTGCAAAATCATCACCTGAACAATTAGGTAATTCACCAATTGTTTTATCACCATCAGAAGCAAGCAGACGTTTAATTTTATCTGAATCAAtgaatgatttatcaacattatcatcatcaccaccaccaccactaccaccaccactacaACCATCAcctttatcatcaacattaccaccaccaccatcatcatctttatcatcttcatcatcattatcatcatcacaaaaTCAAGGTGGTAGACAAAGTAGTATAGATGTTGATGATCCAATACACATCACACCACCAGgtacaccaccaccaccttaTCCCCAACAAAATTCTGGTCTTgatacaacaacatcatcatcatcgtcatcatcaacaatagtaaatgataattttatggataatttagtaaattattatctaacaCCAACAAGACCAACGTTGAATGATAGTGGAACTGGTTTATCATTAATTCAACAACCAATAATGTCAATGGAAGATGATGATATGAGTGATCAAGAAGTTGGACAACTAGAAGATCATGGACcatttaaatcattatcacGTTTATGGGAACATCATGCACATTTatctgtttttataaattatgtattatcAAATAGTGATCcatcaagtttattattttatttaataactgaTTTATATAAAGAAGGTAATGCTAAAGAAATGCGTAAATGGGCATATGAAATacattcaagttttttagTACCATGTGCACCATTACGTcttaataatgttgatgaaaGTGTAGCATGTGAAATTGATGATGTATTAACTAAAGAATCCGATAAAGAAGAAATATTAcgtaaaattttttggaaagCACGTGCACGTGCTAAAGAAGAATTAAATGAACAACTTGCtgattttcaacaaaaacgTACTGCTGGTTTAGGTATGTTATTTGGTCCAAGTGATATACAACTTGATGAAAGTGAAACagataaaacaaaagaatataaaattattgaaacatatttattaCCAAAAATGGAACCATATATTGaagatattgaaaaagatCCAGTTGATACACGTCAATTAACAACTGCTGCTGGTCTTGCaacaatattaacaaaaatatttcaagtacgTTCTGTAACCTTGGATCATGTGCCAACATTTGTTGCTAAggataaatcaaatattaaaacacgTTTATTAGCTAATAAAAATCGTAAAATGATTATCAAAGGACATCATTTTAGTATACATCAATATTATACTGTAACTAGTTGTAATCAatgtgataatattattggaggTATTGGTCCACAAGGCTATCAGTGTtgtg ATTGCTCGTTGAGTTTTCATCGTCAATGCGTCAGAACtgttgatgatgtttgtcctggTCCAAATTTGAGTGCGAAAAAGGATCGTGCTAATGATAGACTTAGCAAATTTATGGAACGTATTAGACCAGAAAGAAAACCACCATcatctcatcatcatcatgccATTGCAACCAATCACATTATTTCgg ctGAACGTATGGATTCTGCTGTTCCAGATGGCGAAAATG gAGAATTTCGTGGAGGCGGTGCAAGCGGAAACACTCGTAGTGAAAGAGGACGTGCTTCCGTTCATGATCATATTGATAGCATAGACGATCCTTCATCTCGAGAAGATATATCCGAAAT ggtacatcaaaatatatcaacaaaaccAAAAGGAGCAAATATCAACAGATCTGAAAGTTACAAAGAGAGAATACATCATAGG AAACAGAtgagagaaaaaagaaaaacaagtgatccaaatttatcaaaaacaaa TAGGACTGGTTACAGTGATTGTGAGGTACCTGGTGGATTTCCTGGTAATTCTGCTGGTAGTTCATCAAACAGTAGTTTATCAACAAGAAGTTTAGACAGTCCAAGTACAAGTTTGGAACAGGTACATCCAACAAATTcagctaataataataattcaacatctGGAGATAGTGATATTGATGTTGAAGCTGATACACCTGATTGGAGTCATGGTGTTGCTGATGATGTACTATCAGGTTTAacaaattcagaaaaaaaacgacaagAAGTTATaaatg AATTATTTCATACTGAAAAATCACATGTACGTGCATTAAAAGTACTGTCACTTGTATTTCATAAACCATTGCTTAATTCAAATGTACTACCACTCGATCAAATTGAattgttattttcaaatttagaCGAAATGATATCAATTCATTCACATTTTAATCAATCAAtgaaacgtaaaaaaaatgaaaatccatGTGTTGGTGATAttggtgaattattattagataTGTTTGATGGTGATAATGGTGAAACATTTGAACGTGCTGCATCAAAATATTGTGCAAAACAACAAGTTGCACTTGATGCATTACGTGATCGTAGACGTAaagatacaaaattaaatgcatttttaaatgaaatggaATCAAATCCAATGTGTCGTAGATTACAATTAAAAGATCATATACCAACTGGTATGCTTAGATTAACAAAATATCCattattacttgaaaatttagcaaaatatacaccagaaaaaaatgaaaaagaacgTGCATCTGTATTACGTGCATGGGAAAGAAGTAAAGAAATTGTTAGTTTAGTTAATCAAGCTGTTAGAGAAACAGAAGATTGTCAACGTTTAGAAGAAATAATAAGAATGATTGATGATAGATCagcatttgataaatttgattcatcaacagtacaagaaattaaaaatcttgatATTACTAAAAGAAGATTAATATTTGAGGGTTCATTACAATTAAGAATGTTAAATAAACCAAAACCAGTTGATTTACATGTTGTTTTAATGGATGATACAATATTATTGCTACaaaaacaagaagaaaaatatttacttaaatttatgaatacaaATCAATCAAATTCTGTATTAAGtccaattgttaaaatatcaacTGTACTTGTACGTAATAAtgctgttgataaaaattcattatatcTTGTTAATACATCACAAAAAGGTGCACAAATATATGACTTAGTTGCATCAACACAAGCTGAAAGAAAATTATGGAATAAACATATTTCAGAAGCTGCTGAAGCATATAAAGCTAAAAATCGTGAAGGTAGACGTTCATCACCACCAACTGTTATCAATGACGATACAAATTCATCAAGTCAAGATAATCAAtctgataatattaatgataaaaataaaattgatgaagaaattgaacaaaaacaaACAAGTGAACAATTAAATTCTACAATTAgtcaaacaaataatgatgataacaaTATTGATGAACCATCAACAACacctacaacaacaacaacaacaacaacagtagAATCAAATACAACACCATCAGTATCATCAACCATTGAAACAGtaacaaatttatcatctaCATCTAATCAACAGCCATCATCAACAcctgataatattaatacacaAAATTCAACACCACCAGCAACAATAACAACTGATGGATTACAATTTGTAACATGTACACAAACTTCATTAATTGATCCAATTGAAGTACATGCTGATGAACGTCCAGTACATACTGCTGAGCCAGTATTAACACCAATTGAATGTTTAAGAAGAAAAGatgatgttattaaaaatgcattaattgaaaaacaattacttGTTGCTGATATACTTAATATACCAAAAGAAGATTTTGAACATGTTGCTGATATGGCATCAGAAGCAACTGGTATTGATAAAGAACCAGCTGAATTAATACTTGCTGCAATTAGTCAAACAAATCAACTTATGAGTATTATTAATTCAGCATTAAATGTCACTGAGACTGAAGCTGTACTTGCTGCAAGGGGTACAAATGCTGCTAGTTTAACAACAAGTTGTGATTCACCTGGTTGTCCTATTCCAAGaattaatcaacaacaacaacaacaaccgtCAATTCCTATTGTTGAATTACAACCAATTTGTCATTCCTTGACGTCACAATTGTCACAACTATTG gaaataataaaacaaagagAAGAAGAACGTGAAAAATTACGTAAAGAATTACGAAAAAGTCGTGAACGTCTTCATGCATTTGATATTGAAGCACAAAAACGTGAtacatcaattaaatcatcaacaatcaTCCCAGATAATGGTGAAAATTTACATGCTGATTGTAACGAAGATTTAAACAAAGAT gaaTTTGTCGACGCATGCACTGATCCAGAGATGATTAAAAGTCAACCAAACAACACTAAAGTAACATCCAGTAATCAAGTGATGGGTGATTCAGTTGGTTGA
- the LOC122853347 gene encoding rho guanine nucleotide exchange factor 11 isoform X1, which produces MNGTTVVRRSVGATATTGGGSGGAGAGGSVQELPPVATLVVYKDDAGYGMKVSGDNPVYVQSVKDGGAAARAGLHAGDTIIKVNGVNVTSSTHTEVVQLIKSSTQVVLTVQQKTGIQLGTQNQSQRPTSLTTAGSMVSSTSPQSSTSLHRAATAPAGSAPTTTARITGPQPVDVSHQRDSMDIIIIAKKYISLACDINLSKYNTHIYPLLKQRLPFFSTFAPKPSKRKLEKKRQLETQRVHTFQLMLEKEQSYVDKLRSELAKAGTSSGNASNITTLQSELHGAERRVRTLQDQLTAITTNDQLCSLVTNVPVSPGNYSSSVGGGVGVIGDIPPPLPSRKTTQSMMNNSPPPLPPRPPQSVSNTHNIAQLEPERNLMFHLTPPSHGIPNSTSPGSNLDSPSSSPSSSLNKHQRAKSSPEQLGNSPIVLSPSEASRRLILSESMNDLSTLSSSPPPPLPPPLQPSPLSSTLPPPPSSSLSSSSSLSSSQNQGGRQSSIDVDDPIHITPPGTPPPPYPQQNSGLDTTTSSSSSSSTIVNDNFMDNLVNYYLTPTRPTLNDSGTGLSLIQQPIMSMEDDDMSDQEVGQLEDHGPFKSLSRLWEHHAHLSVFINYVLSNSDPSSLLFYLITDLYKEGNAKEMRKWAYEIHSSFLVPCAPLRLNNVDESVACEIDDVLTKESDKEEILRKIFWKARARAKEELNEQLADFQQKRTAGLGMLFGPSDIQLDESETDKTKEYKIIETYLLPKMEPYIEDIEKDPVDTRQLTTAAGLATILTKIFQVRSVTLDHVPTFVAKDKSNIKTRLLANKNRKMIIKGHHFSIHQYYTVTSCNQCDNIIGGIGPQGYQCCDCSLSFHRQCVRTVDDVCPGPNLSAKKDRANDRLSKFMERIRPERKPPSSHHHHAIATNHIISAERMDSAVPDGENGEFRGGGASGNTRSERGRASVHDHIDSIDDPSSREDISEMVHQNISTKPKGANINRSESYKERIHHRVKKKQMREKRKTSDPNLSKTNRTGYSDCEVPGGFPGNSAGSSSNSSLSTRSLDSPSTSLEQVHPTNSANNNNSTSGDSDIDVEADTPDWSHGVADDVLSGLTNSEKKRQEVINELFHTEKSHVRALKVLSLVFHKPLLNSNVLPLDQIELLFSNLDEMISIHSHFNQSMKRKKNENPCVGDIGELLLDMFDGDNGETFERAASKYCAKQQVALDALRDRRRKDTKLNAFLNEMESNPMCRRLQLKDHIPTGMLRLTKYPLLLENLAKYTPEKNEKERASVLRAWERSKEIVSLVNQAVRETEDCQRLEEIIRMIDDRSAFDKFDSSTVQEIKNLDITKRRLIFEGSLQLRMLNKPKPVDLHVVLMDDTILLLQKQEEKYLLKFMNTNQSNSVLSPIVKISTVLVRNNAVDKNSLYLVNTSQKGAQIYDLVASTQAERKLWNKHISEAAEAYKAKNREGRRSSPPTVINDDTNSSSQDNQSDNINDKNKIDEEIEQKQTSEQLNSTISQTNNDDNNIDEPSTTPTTTTTTTTVESNTTPSVSSTIETVTNLSSTSNQQPSSTPDNINTQNSTPPATITTDGLQFVTCTQTSLIDPIEVHADERPVHTAEPVLTPIECLRRKDDVIKNALIEKQLLVADILNIPKEDFEHVADMASEATGIDKEPAELILAAISQTNQLMSIINSALNVTETEAVLAARGTNAASLTTSCDSPGCPIPRINQQQQQQPSIPIVELQPICHSLTSQLSQLLEIIKQREEEREKLRKELRKSRERLHAFDIEAQKRDTSIKSSTIIPDNGENLHADCNEDLNKDEFVDACTDPEMIKSQPNNTKVTSSNQVMGDSVG; this is translated from the exons ATGAATGGAACGACAGTGGTGCGCCGGTCTGTCGGTGCTACTGCTACAACTGGTGGTGGAAGTGGTGGTGCTGGAGCTGGAGGTAGTGTACAAGAATTACCACCCGTTGCAACTCTTGTTGTATACAAAGATGATGCTGGTTATGGTATGAAAGTATCTGGTGATAATCCTGTTTATGTACAATCAGTTAAAGatg GTGGTGCTGCTGCAAGAGCTGGTCTTCATGCTGGTGATACAATAATCAAG GTTAATGGAGTCAACGTTACGTCTTCAACACACACTGAAGTTGTACAACTTATaaaat CTTCAACACAAGTTGTTCTTACGGTTCAACAAAAAACAGGTATTCAACTTGGTACACAAAATCAATCACAACGACCAACAAGTTTAACAACAGCTGGTTCAATGGtatcatcaacatcaccacaatcatcaacatcattacATCGTGCAGCAACAGCACCAGCTGGTAGtgcaccaacaacaacagcacGTATTACTGGACCACAACCGGTTGACGTAAGTCACCAACGTGATAGCatggatattattattattgctaaaaaatacatatcacTTGCTTGTGacataaatttatctaaatacAATACACACATTTATCCGCTTTTAAAACAGAGGCTACcgtttttttctacttttgcACCGAAACCATCAAAACGAAAA cttgaaaaaaaacgacaattgGAAACTCAGCGTGTTCACACGTTTCAACTGATGTTGGAAAAAGAACAGAGTTATGTTGACAAGCTGAGAAGTGAACTTGCCAAAGCTGGCACAAGTTCGGGGAATGCATCAAATATAACAACACTCCAGTCGGAATTACATGGTGCTGAAAGACGAGTTAGAACATTGCAAGATCAACTTACAGCAATTACCACCAACGACCAG CTTTGCTCGTTGGTAACAAATGTCCCGGTATCCCCTGGTAATTATTCAAGTTCTGTaggtggtggtgttggtgttaTTGGTGATATACCACCACCCTTACCCTCACGTAAAACCACCCAGTCCATGATGAATAATTCCCCACCTCCGTTACCTCCACGACCTCCACAATCCGTATCAAACACGCACAACATTGCACAATTGGAGCCGGAGAGAAATCTGATGTTTCATTTAACGCCCCCAAGTCATGGTATACCTAACTCT ACATCACCTGGATCAAATTTGGATtctccatcatcatcaccatcatcatcactgaATAAACATCAACGTGCAAAATCATCACCTGAACAATTAGGTAATTCACCAATTGTTTTATCACCATCAGAAGCAAGCAGACGTTTAATTTTATCTGAATCAAtgaatgatttatcaacattatcatcatcaccaccaccaccactaccaccaccactacaACCATCAcctttatcatcaacattaccaccaccaccatcatcatctttatcatcttcatcatcattatcatcatcacaaaaTCAAGGTGGTAGACAAAGTAGTATAGATGTTGATGATCCAATACACATCACACCACCAGgtacaccaccaccaccttaTCCCCAACAAAATTCTGGTCTTgatacaacaacatcatcatcatcgtcatcatcaacaatagtaaatgataattttatggataatttagtaaattattatctaacaCCAACAAGACCAACGTTGAATGATAGTGGAACTGGTTTATCATTAATTCAACAACCAATAATGTCAATGGAAGATGATGATATGAGTGATCAAGAAGTTGGACAACTAGAAGATCATGGACcatttaaatcattatcacGTTTATGGGAACATCATGCACATTTatctgtttttataaattatgtattatcAAATAGTGATCcatcaagtttattattttatttaataactgaTTTATATAAAGAAGGTAATGCTAAAGAAATGCGTAAATGGGCATATGAAATacattcaagttttttagTACCATGTGCACCATTACGTcttaataatgttgatgaaaGTGTAGCATGTGAAATTGATGATGTATTAACTAAAGAATCCGATAAAGAAGAAATATTAcgtaaaattttttggaaagCACGTGCACGTGCTAAAGAAGAATTAAATGAACAACTTGCtgattttcaacaaaaacgTACTGCTGGTTTAGGTATGTTATTTGGTCCAAGTGATATACAACTTGATGAAAGTGAAACagataaaacaaaagaatataaaattattgaaacatatttattaCCAAAAATGGAACCATATATTGaagatattgaaaaagatCCAGTTGATACACGTCAATTAACAACTGCTGCTGGTCTTGCaacaatattaacaaaaatatttcaagtacgTTCTGTAACCTTGGATCATGTGCCAACATTTGTTGCTAAggataaatcaaatattaaaacacgTTTATTAGCTAATAAAAATCGTAAAATGATTATCAAAGGACATCATTTTAGTATACATCAATATTATACTGTAACTAGTTGTAATCAatgtgataatattattggaggTATTGGTCCACAAGGCTATCAGTGTtgtg ATTGCTCGTTGAGTTTTCATCGTCAATGCGTCAGAACtgttgatgatgtttgtcctggTCCAAATTTGAGTGCGAAAAAGGATCGTGCTAATGATAGACTTAGCAAATTTATGGAACGTATTAGACCAGAAAGAAAACCACCATcatctcatcatcatcatgccATTGCAACCAATCACATTATTTCgg ctGAACGTATGGATTCTGCTGTTCCAGATGGCGAAAATG gAGAATTTCGTGGAGGCGGTGCAAGCGGAAACACTCGTAGTGAAAGAGGACGTGCTTCCGTTCATGATCATATTGATAGCATAGACGATCCTTCATCTCGAGAAGATATATCCGAAAT ggtacatcaaaatatatcaacaaaaccAAAAGGAGCAAATATCAACAGATCTGAAAGTTACAAAGAGAGAATACATCATAGGGTAAAAAAA AAACAGAtgagagaaaaaagaaaaacaagtgatccaaatttatcaaaaacaaa TAGGACTGGTTACAGTGATTGTGAGGTACCTGGTGGATTTCCTGGTAATTCTGCTGGTAGTTCATCAAACAGTAGTTTATCAACAAGAAGTTTAGACAGTCCAAGTACAAGTTTGGAACAGGTACATCCAACAAATTcagctaataataataattcaacatctGGAGATAGTGATATTGATGTTGAAGCTGATACACCTGATTGGAGTCATGGTGTTGCTGATGATGTACTATCAGGTTTAacaaattcagaaaaaaaacgacaagAAGTTATaaatg AATTATTTCATACTGAAAAATCACATGTACGTGCATTAAAAGTACTGTCACTTGTATTTCATAAACCATTGCTTAATTCAAATGTACTACCACTCGATCAAATTGAattgttattttcaaatttagaCGAAATGATATCAATTCATTCACATTTTAATCAATCAAtgaaacgtaaaaaaaatgaaaatccatGTGTTGGTGATAttggtgaattattattagataTGTTTGATGGTGATAATGGTGAAACATTTGAACGTGCTGCATCAAAATATTGTGCAAAACAACAAGTTGCACTTGATGCATTACGTGATCGTAGACGTAaagatacaaaattaaatgcatttttaaatgaaatggaATCAAATCCAATGTGTCGTAGATTACAATTAAAAGATCATATACCAACTGGTATGCTTAGATTAACAAAATATCCattattacttgaaaatttagcaaaatatacaccagaaaaaaatgaaaaagaacgTGCATCTGTATTACGTGCATGGGAAAGAAGTAAAGAAATTGTTAGTTTAGTTAATCAAGCTGTTAGAGAAACAGAAGATTGTCAACGTTTAGAAGAAATAATAAGAATGATTGATGATAGATCagcatttgataaatttgattcatcaacagtacaagaaattaaaaatcttgatATTACTAAAAGAAGATTAATATTTGAGGGTTCATTACAATTAAGAATGTTAAATAAACCAAAACCAGTTGATTTACATGTTGTTTTAATGGATGATACAATATTATTGCTACaaaaacaagaagaaaaatatttacttaaatttatgaatacaaATCAATCAAATTCTGTATTAAGtccaattgttaaaatatcaacTGTACTTGTACGTAATAAtgctgttgataaaaattcattatatcTTGTTAATACATCACAAAAAGGTGCACAAATATATGACTTAGTTGCATCAACACAAGCTGAAAGAAAATTATGGAATAAACATATTTCAGAAGCTGCTGAAGCATATAAAGCTAAAAATCGTGAAGGTAGACGTTCATCACCACCAACTGTTATCAATGACGATACAAATTCATCAAGTCAAGATAATCAAtctgataatattaatgataaaaataaaattgatgaagaaattgaacaaaaacaaACAAGTGAACAATTAAATTCTACAATTAgtcaaacaaataatgatgataacaaTATTGATGAACCATCAACAACacctacaacaacaacaacaacaacaacagtagAATCAAATACAACACCATCAGTATCATCAACCATTGAAACAGtaacaaatttatcatctaCATCTAATCAACAGCCATCATCAACAcctgataatattaatacacaAAATTCAACACCACCAGCAACAATAACAACTGATGGATTACAATTTGTAACATGTACACAAACTTCATTAATTGATCCAATTGAAGTACATGCTGATGAACGTCCAGTACATACTGCTGAGCCAGTATTAACACCAATTGAATGTTTAAGAAGAAAAGatgatgttattaaaaatgcattaattgaaaaacaattacttGTTGCTGATATACTTAATATACCAAAAGAAGATTTTGAACATGTTGCTGATATGGCATCAGAAGCAACTGGTATTGATAAAGAACCAGCTGAATTAATACTTGCTGCAATTAGTCAAACAAATCAACTTATGAGTATTATTAATTCAGCATTAAATGTCACTGAGACTGAAGCTGTACTTGCTGCAAGGGGTACAAATGCTGCTAGTTTAACAACAAGTTGTGATTCACCTGGTTGTCCTATTCCAAGaattaatcaacaacaacaacaacaaccgtCAATTCCTATTGTTGAATTACAACCAATTTGTCATTCCTTGACGTCACAATTGTCACAACTATTG gaaataataaaacaaagagAAGAAGAACGTGAAAAATTACGTAAAGAATTACGAAAAAGTCGTGAACGTCTTCATGCATTTGATATTGAAGCACAAAAACGTGAtacatcaattaaatcatcaacaatcaTCCCAGATAATGGTGAAAATTTACATGCTGATTGTAACGAAGATTTAAACAAAGAT gaaTTTGTCGACGCATGCACTGATCCAGAGATGATTAAAAGTCAACCAAACAACACTAAAGTAACATCCAGTAATCAAGTGATGGGTGATTCAGTTGGTTGA